Proteins co-encoded in one Leptospira levettii genomic window:
- the mutY gene encoding A/G-specific adenine glycosylase, whose product MSPQKKLHDWYLLHKRDLPFRKKKQAYPIWISEVMLQQTRVAAMLPLFENFLRRFPNPEELAKASEEEVLAHWKGLGYYSRARNIRKAAIQIVNLYNGSFPKDLELVLKLPGIGNYTARAILSIAYDLPYAVLDGNVKRVLSRYTGYVKNILGPKADLELQEKANEFLNLEFPGDHNQAMMELGATICLPESPKCLVCPLMEGCFARIHGKTKEIPIREKNQKQIVLQGEIWIVQKDDVYLLIKEHKNRFLKGMFHLPYGFLGELPNNEYHPSDFFHFLGSYQGQCQNLGTIKHTITHHKLEYSVPHLKLNQTMELETFLKTSNIEFKWVKLDSLETEFPSSLAKKVKKILLY is encoded by the coding sequence TTGAGCCCACAGAAAAAACTTCACGATTGGTATTTATTACACAAACGTGACTTACCTTTTCGTAAAAAAAAACAAGCATATCCCATTTGGATTTCTGAGGTGATGTTGCAGCAAACAAGAGTTGCGGCGATGTTACCCTTGTTTGAAAATTTCCTAAGACGTTTTCCAAACCCAGAAGAGTTGGCTAAGGCAAGTGAAGAAGAAGTCCTTGCTCATTGGAAGGGCCTTGGGTATTATAGCCGTGCTCGGAACATACGAAAAGCTGCCATTCAAATTGTCAATTTGTACAATGGTTCCTTTCCAAAAGACTTAGAATTGGTATTAAAGTTACCAGGCATTGGGAATTATACAGCACGTGCTATTTTATCGATTGCCTATGATTTACCTTATGCAGTACTTGATGGAAATGTAAAACGCGTGCTTTCGCGTTACACTGGTTATGTGAAAAACATTCTAGGTCCAAAAGCAGATTTAGAACTGCAGGAAAAGGCAAATGAATTTTTAAACTTGGAATTTCCTGGTGACCATAACCAAGCCATGATGGAACTTGGGGCAACAATCTGCTTACCTGAATCACCTAAATGTTTGGTTTGTCCACTCATGGAAGGATGTTTTGCTAGAATCCATGGGAAAACAAAAGAAATCCCCATTCGCGAAAAAAATCAAAAACAAATTGTTTTGCAAGGTGAGATATGGATTGTCCAGAAGGACGATGTTTACCTCCTCATTAAAGAACATAAAAATCGATTTTTAAAAGGTATGTTCCATCTTCCCTATGGTTTTTTAGGTGAACTACCTAACAATGAATATCATCCTTCCGATTTTTTTCATTTTTTAGGATCGTATCAAGGACAATGCCAAAACTTAGGAACCATCAAACATACCATCACTCATCATAAATTAGAATATTCTGTTCCCCATTTAAAATTAAATCAGACAATGGAATTGGAAACTTTTTTGAAAACATCGAATATTGAATTTAAATGGGTAAAACTGGATTCACTTGAAACCGAGTTCCCTTCCTCACTTGCAAAGAAAGTAAAAAAGATTTTGCTTTACTAA
- the ispG gene encoding (E)-4-hydroxy-3-methylbut-2-enyl-diphosphate synthase produces the protein MSTKYNESPFFYRRRPTREVKVGDVGIGGKNPIRVQSMITSNTRDTDASIQQISDLEKAGSEIVRLTVPSQADADNLPNIRKRMKELGLKVPLVADIHFTPQVALKCVEWVEKVRINPGNFADKKKFEIIEYTDKDYNEELERIEEVFTPLVLRAKELGVAMRIGTNHGSLSDRIMNRFGDTPLGMVESALEFIRIAEKNSYRDIVVSMKASNPQVMIQAYRMLVARFYDLGMDYPLHLGVTEAGDGKDGRIKSAIGIGSLLEDGLGDTIRVSLTEDAIFEIPVAKELVQKYNNLYFHSLTAKENPVVRDSIYSEFRDPYQYSRFYSKEIAVGETKIGDTNPVRIESCFPFFGEGTAEEVLHLIQRGSKSGRVPELIHFNIDSEFDLLTLGTMVRRGSFPLPVSIALSEELMYQYDTFAEDLYKFQKWVISPSLFLKESEESWDDLLQFVHRYAKDKRSVEWTFSSSNVEQVSIVLKECKKRKIENILFSTSDGDLLTTRKLAFLLRESDYPIVLNVSGKNKDQLMYDASIQAGGSLLDGIGDVIRLSYGDGEAEECLHLNFDILQATRLRLTKTEYISCPSCGRTMFDLQTTTAKIKEKTGHLKGVKIAVMGCIVNGPGEMADADFGYVGAGIGKVHLYKGKEIVKKGVSETEAPDLLIELIRENGMWNDPE, from the coding sequence ATGAGCACCAAATATAACGAATCGCCATTTTTTTACAGAAGAAGACCTACAAGAGAAGTGAAAGTGGGAGATGTTGGAATTGGAGGGAAAAACCCAATCCGTGTCCAATCGATGATCACATCTAACACAAGAGATACGGATGCGAGTATCCAACAAATCTCAGATTTAGAGAAAGCTGGTTCGGAAATCGTTCGCCTAACAGTACCTAGTCAAGCTGATGCAGATAACTTACCAAATATCCGAAAACGGATGAAAGAACTTGGTCTAAAAGTTCCTCTTGTAGCTGATATCCACTTCACACCACAAGTTGCATTAAAATGTGTGGAATGGGTTGAAAAGGTGCGCATCAACCCAGGAAACTTTGCTGACAAAAAAAAATTTGAGATCATCGAATACACTGACAAAGATTATAATGAAGAACTAGAACGGATTGAAGAAGTATTCACTCCTCTTGTATTAAGAGCCAAAGAACTTGGTGTTGCCATGAGAATTGGAACGAACCATGGAAGTTTATCGGATCGTATTATGAATCGATTTGGGGACACACCTCTTGGAATGGTAGAGTCTGCATTGGAATTCATCCGAATTGCTGAAAAAAATTCGTATCGAGACATTGTTGTTTCCATGAAAGCATCCAATCCTCAAGTCATGATACAAGCTTACCGTATGTTAGTTGCTAGATTTTATGACTTAGGAATGGATTATCCACTCCACTTAGGTGTGACAGAGGCCGGAGATGGTAAAGATGGAAGGATCAAATCAGCGATCGGAATCGGAAGTTTACTGGAAGATGGTCTGGGTGATACAATTCGTGTCTCATTAACAGAAGATGCCATTTTTGAAATCCCCGTTGCGAAAGAACTGGTTCAAAAATATAACAATCTCTATTTTCATTCCTTAACGGCAAAAGAAAATCCAGTGGTGCGAGATAGCATATATTCGGAATTTCGAGACCCTTACCAATACTCTCGGTTTTATTCCAAAGAAATTGCAGTTGGGGAAACAAAAATTGGTGATACAAATCCAGTTAGGATTGAATCCTGTTTTCCTTTTTTTGGAGAAGGAACTGCAGAAGAAGTCCTGCATCTCATCCAAAGGGGAAGCAAATCAGGTCGAGTTCCAGAACTGATTCATTTTAACATTGATTCCGAATTCGATTTACTAACTCTTGGAACGATGGTAAGGAGAGGATCATTCCCATTACCTGTTTCCATCGCACTTTCTGAAGAACTAATGTACCAGTATGATACCTTTGCTGAAGATTTGTATAAGTTTCAAAAATGGGTCATCTCCCCTTCTCTCTTTTTAAAAGAATCGGAAGAATCCTGGGATGACCTTTTACAATTTGTACATCGATATGCAAAAGACAAACGATCAGTGGAATGGACTTTTTCATCATCTAATGTTGAGCAGGTGTCTATTGTCTTAAAAGAATGCAAAAAAAGAAAAATTGAAAATATTCTTTTTTCAACTTCAGATGGTGACTTACTCACAACCCGAAAACTAGCATTCTTATTAAGAGAATCCGATTACCCCATTGTATTAAATGTTTCTGGAAAGAACAAAGACCAATTGATGTATGATGCTTCGATCCAAGCAGGAGGAAGTTTATTAGATGGAATTGGAGATGTCATCAGACTATCCTACGGTGACGGAGAAGCAGAAGAATGTTTGCATTTAAATTTTGATATTTTGCAAGCAACTCGGCTTAGACTTACCAAAACAGAATACATTTCCTGCCCTTCGTGTGGAAGGACCATGTTTGACTTACAAACAACAACAGCAAAAATCAAAGAAAAAACGGGCCATCTAAAAGGTGTAAAAATTGCTGTGATGGGATGTATTGTGAATGGACCAGGTGAGATGGCAGATGCTGATTTTGGATATGTTGGGGCAGGAATTGGTAAAGTCCACCTCTACAAAGGGAAAGAAATTGTAAAAAAAGGAGTCTCTGAAACGGAAGCTCCCGACCTACTCATCGAACTCATTCGTGAAAATGGGATGTGGAACGATCCAGAATAA
- a CDS encoding DUF2339 domain-containing protein, with translation MEEKEKKEILSKIQSMEKELFFLKEKVLSLSEPKVISKSESFESPKQTLVIEETEPVSIEEGPNWFIQWIGQNLFVKLGVFSLILASIWFFYLAIEEYWINESVRIWIGILSSLPILWYGYKTRITRPYLSPSLFGLGIAVLFSAYYSGYVWYDLYGTETCFVGLILLSLTAVGISYAEKSEVLFGFASLGVFLSPILVSTGQNSYPFLFTYLLIWNVLFFFIRKEMPWKVIPLLILIANHLIFATWAESKLEESKIFFPFIFQLGVYLLFLLREFDVLKRTIDNNPNLTLVTIGLTLGLGFIQSFWMFGIFYPTLKPFLLTLVLIVFYGIYQRSLREITLTSETKKVYDIISLFGLPLIISVIVMGMTGKVLAFSLISFAFVVTIAATYSKQLYMYLATFPVWFFALFYIFAFTYRTYNEVPFLNGRFLIFTTGSLYLVLSYWYSRHFSNFSKLFLYAAYPYFLLGNFVEIHLGFPEEKRMFLYTICLIFYGFATLVIGFKKHIHSIKVVGFVSLALVVAKFYLYDFWNLSLGYRILAGLFLGITLIVTGTFYNRIKKETT, from the coding sequence GTGGAAGAAAAAGAAAAAAAAGAAATTTTATCCAAAATCCAATCGATGGAGAAGGAACTTTTTTTCTTAAAAGAAAAAGTCCTTTCTCTATCAGAACCAAAAGTGATATCCAAATCGGAATCATTTGAAAGTCCAAAACAAACACTTGTTATAGAAGAAACCGAACCTGTCTCGATTGAAGAAGGTCCCAATTGGTTTATCCAATGGATAGGACAAAATTTATTTGTAAAACTAGGTGTGTTTTCACTCATCCTTGCGTCGATTTGGTTTTTTTATCTAGCAATCGAAGAATATTGGATCAACGAATCCGTTCGCATTTGGATTGGTATTCTCTCATCTCTTCCCATCCTCTGGTATGGTTACAAAACAAGGATAACAAGACCTTATCTTTCACCAAGTTTATTTGGACTTGGGATTGCAGTCTTATTTTCAGCTTATTATTCAGGATATGTTTGGTATGATTTGTATGGTACGGAAACTTGTTTTGTTGGACTGATCCTATTAAGCCTAACAGCTGTTGGAATTTCTTACGCTGAAAAAAGTGAAGTATTATTTGGATTTGCGAGTTTGGGTGTGTTCCTTTCCCCCATTTTAGTTTCCACAGGACAAAACTCTTATCCATTTTTATTTACCTATTTACTCATTTGGAACGTATTATTCTTCTTTATCCGCAAGGAAATGCCTTGGAAGGTAATCCCTTTACTCATCCTAATCGCAAATCACTTAATTTTTGCAACCTGGGCAGAATCCAAATTAGAAGAATCTAAGATCTTTTTTCCATTCATCTTCCAATTGGGTGTATACCTTCTATTTTTACTTCGAGAATTCGATGTTTTAAAAAGAACCATCGACAACAATCCAAACCTAACATTGGTTACTATCGGACTTACGTTAGGTCTTGGTTTTATCCAATCCTTTTGGATGTTTGGAATCTTTTACCCTACACTAAAACCTTTTCTCCTAACCCTTGTCCTCATCGTATTTTATGGAATCTACCAAAGGTCTCTCCGTGAAATCACACTTACGAGTGAAACAAAAAAAGTGTACGATATCATAAGCCTTTTTGGATTACCACTCATTATCAGCGTGATTGTGATGGGAATGACAGGTAAAGTATTGGCATTTAGCCTGATTAGTTTTGCATTTGTTGTGACAATAGCAGCAACGTATTCCAAACAATTGTATATGTATTTGGCAACATTCCCTGTTTGGTTTTTTGCTTTGTTTTATATTTTCGCGTTTACCTATCGAACATACAATGAAGTTCCTTTTCTAAATGGTAGATTTCTCATTTTTACGACGGGCAGTTTGTATTTAGTATTATCGTATTGGTACAGTAGACATTTTTCCAATTTTTCAAAACTATTTTTATACGCTGCTTATCCTTATTTCCTACTGGGAAACTTTGTAGAAATCCATTTAGGTTTCCCTGAAGAAAAACGAATGTTTTTATACACGATTTGTTTGATTTTTTATGGATTTGCAACACTCGTGATTGGATTCAAAAAACACATTCACTCCATAAAAGTGGTTGGATTTGTTTCTTTGGCCCTTGTTGTTGCTAAATTTTATTTATATGATTTTTGGAACTTATCGCTTGGATACCGTATCCTAGCAGGTTTGTTTTTAGGAATCACTCTTATCGTTACAGGAACGTTTTACAATCGAATCAAAAAGGAAACTACATGA
- a CDS encoding DUF1499 domain-containing protein: MKQLNYTTNLIGILTLLFILNCTGTRPDNLGIRSGKLLECPKTPNCISSYSDPTDKEHYRSSVSYQKPTAEAISILKERILNHPRTKIIKEENNYLYIEFTTLIMRYVDDVEFYFDEKTKQLHFRSASRLGKSDLGLNRKRIETLLKDIQI, encoded by the coding sequence ATGAAACAACTAAACTATACAACAAACCTTATAGGTATACTCACCTTACTCTTCATTTTGAATTGTACGGGAACAAGACCAGACAATTTGGGAATTCGATCTGGAAAATTATTAGAATGTCCAAAAACACCAAACTGCATTAGTAGTTATTCAGATCCTACGGACAAAGAACACTATCGAAGTTCAGTATCGTATCAAAAACCAACAGCAGAGGCAATTTCCATTTTAAAGGAAAGAATTCTAAACCACCCTAGAACCAAAATCATTAAAGAAGAAAACAATTACCTATATATCGAATTTACAACCCTTATCATGCGTTATGTGGATGACGTAGAGTTTTATTTTGATGAAAAAACAAAACAATTACACTTTCGATCAGCTTCTAGACTCGGAAAGTCTGATTTGGGATTGAACCGAAAACGAATTGAAACCCTCTTAAAGGACATTCAAATTTAA
- the carB gene encoding carbamoyl-phosphate synthase large subunit: protein MPQRNDLKSILIIGSGPIVIGQACEFDYSGTQATKALREKGIRVILVNSNPATIMTDPDLADATYIEPLTVPVLEKIIKKEKPDAILPTVGGQTALNLALALHREGVLEKYNVELIGAKVEAIRKAEDRELFKLAMEKLGIRVAKSFMVSDMDAARKAKDEIGFPIIIRPAFTLGGTGGGTCYDESEFDDIAQKGLSASPISQILVEESVMGWKEFELEVMRDLNDNVVIICSIENLDPMGVHTGDSITVAPQQTLSDKEYQRLRDMSIDIIREIGVETGGSNIQFAVNPENGDVIVIEMNPRVSRSSALASKATGFPIAKIAALLSIGYTLDEIRNDITRVTPASFEPSIDYVVTKIPRFAFEKFPGSDNTLGVQMKAVGEAMAIGRNFKESFQKALRSLETDRFGFGSDGYLKELMEWEAVPKEERKTWLTAKVKRPTDKRIYYVKMAFDFGMSVEEIHEICKIDPWFLYQFEELFQLENKYRKEGNAIIEEMKQAGFSNRQLAFLSKEEQILAQVRSGAAIDITKAKVDKTLREEEEKIESYLEEKNIHPVYKRIDTCAGEFEAFTPYMYSSYDEEDESDVTSKKKVMILGGGPNRIGQGIEFDYCCCHASFSLQEAGVESIMVNSNPETVSTDYDTSDRLYFEPLSLEDVMAIFKKERPDGVIVQLGGQTPLKLAKSLEKRGVPILGTSPDSIDRAEDRKRFAEVLDKLNLKSPENGIASSKDKAREIARKIGYPVLVRPSYVLGGRAMLIVNEETELDKYMEEAEEVSEDRPLLVDSFLQDATEVDVDALCDGKDVFIAGIMEHIEEAGIHSGDSACVLPPQSISQRMIQEIEEATYRLALELDVKGLINVQYAIKDETLYVLEVNPRASRTVPFVAKSIGIPVVKIAVRLMLGESLASFKLGKRFSAPMITVKEAVLPFSKFPGVDTILGPEMRSTGEVMGVASTKGEAFVKAQIMAGEEPPKHGTVFVTINDKTKKELLEPVRSLSNLGYNIIATEGTHKFLSDNGILSSKINKIYDGYFPNVIDYIKEKKIHLIINTPLSRVTRENAFTIRQAAIKYKVPCLTTSQAAKALIHGLVEMKDKGYSVNSLQEIHKKK, encoded by the coding sequence ATGCCGCAACGTAACGACTTAAAATCAATTTTGATCATCGGCTCCGGACCAATCGTCATCGGGCAGGCATGTGAGTTCGACTACTCAGGAACGCAGGCAACAAAAGCACTTCGGGAAAAAGGGATTCGAGTGATATTGGTAAACTCAAACCCTGCGACCATCATGACTGATCCTGATCTTGCAGATGCTACATACATTGAACCTCTCACCGTTCCCGTTCTCGAAAAAATCATCAAAAAAGAAAAACCAGATGCCATTTTACCAACAGTTGGTGGGCAAACTGCTCTCAATTTAGCTCTCGCCTTACATAGAGAAGGTGTATTAGAAAAATACAATGTAGAACTCATTGGTGCAAAAGTAGAAGCAATTCGAAAAGCAGAAGATAGAGAACTCTTTAAACTAGCGATGGAAAAACTTGGTATCCGAGTTGCTAAGTCTTTTATGGTGTCCGACATGGATGCAGCGAGAAAAGCAAAAGACGAAATCGGATTTCCCATCATCATCCGGCCTGCATTCACATTGGGTGGTACTGGTGGTGGAACTTGTTATGATGAATCTGAATTTGATGATATTGCTCAAAAAGGATTATCAGCATCTCCCATTTCACAGATCCTTGTAGAAGAATCTGTAATGGGTTGGAAGGAATTTGAATTAGAAGTAATGCGAGATTTAAATGATAACGTAGTTATCATTTGTTCCATTGAAAATTTAGATCCTATGGGTGTTCATACAGGAGACTCTATTACTGTTGCTCCACAACAAACGTTAAGTGATAAAGAATACCAAAGATTACGTGATATGTCGATTGATATCATCCGAGAAATAGGTGTGGAAACTGGTGGATCCAATATTCAATTTGCGGTTAACCCAGAAAATGGGGACGTAATTGTCATTGAAATGAACCCAAGAGTTTCTAGATCATCGGCTCTTGCTTCAAAAGCAACTGGATTTCCTATCGCAAAAATTGCAGCCTTGTTATCAATCGGATACACTTTGGATGAAATTCGCAATGATATCACTCGCGTAACTCCTGCTAGTTTTGAGCCTTCCATCGATTATGTTGTGACCAAAATCCCTCGATTTGCTTTTGAAAAATTTCCAGGTTCTGACAACACATTAGGTGTCCAAATGAAAGCTGTTGGGGAAGCAATGGCTATCGGTAGAAACTTTAAAGAAAGTTTTCAAAAAGCATTACGTTCACTTGAAACAGACCGATTTGGTTTTGGAAGTGATGGGTATTTAAAAGAACTGATGGAATGGGAAGCTGTTCCAAAAGAAGAAAGAAAAACATGGCTTACTGCGAAAGTTAAACGGCCAACTGACAAACGAATTTATTATGTAAAGATGGCATTTGATTTTGGAATGAGTGTCGAAGAAATCCATGAGATTTGTAAAATAGATCCATGGTTCTTATACCAATTTGAAGAACTTTTCCAATTAGAAAATAAATATCGAAAAGAAGGGAATGCCATCATTGAAGAAATGAAACAAGCTGGTTTCTCCAATAGACAACTTGCTTTCCTATCGAAGGAAGAACAGATTTTAGCACAAGTCCGAAGTGGTGCTGCTATTGATATCACCAAAGCAAAGGTTGATAAAACTTTAAGAGAAGAAGAAGAAAAAATTGAATCTTACTTAGAAGAGAAAAACATACATCCTGTTTATAAACGGATTGATACTTGTGCGGGTGAGTTTGAAGCATTTACTCCTTACATGTATTCTTCGTATGATGAAGAAGATGAATCTGATGTAACTTCTAAGAAAAAGGTTATGATCCTCGGTGGTGGACCAAACAGAATTGGGCAAGGAATCGAATTTGATTATTGTTGTTGTCATGCATCCTTTTCTTTACAGGAAGCTGGTGTTGAGTCCATCATGGTAAACTCCAATCCTGAAACAGTTTCCACAGATTACGATACATCGGACAGGTTGTATTTTGAGCCACTCAGTTTAGAAGACGTGATGGCAATTTTCAAAAAAGAAAGGCCTGATGGTGTGATTGTGCAGTTAGGTGGGCAAACGCCACTCAAACTAGCTAAATCCTTGGAAAAAAGAGGAGTCCCAATTCTTGGAACAAGCCCTGATTCCATTGACCGAGCAGAAGATCGAAAACGATTTGCTGAAGTATTAGATAAATTAAATTTAAAATCACCAGAAAACGGAATTGCTTCTTCTAAAGACAAGGCAAGAGAAATCGCAAGAAAAATCGGTTATCCAGTGCTCGTTCGACCTTCTTATGTGTTAGGTGGTCGAGCTATGTTGATTGTCAATGAAGAAACAGAATTAGACAAATACATGGAAGAAGCTGAAGAGGTTTCTGAAGATAGGCCACTACTTGTAGATTCCTTTTTACAAGATGCGACGGAAGTAGACGTAGATGCTTTATGTGATGGAAAGGATGTGTTTATCGCAGGTATTATGGAACATATTGAGGAAGCAGGGATCCACTCTGGTGATTCCGCATGTGTATTACCTCCTCAAAGTATCTCCCAACGAATGATCCAAGAAATTGAAGAAGCAACATACCGACTTGCATTGGAATTAGATGTTAAGGGTCTTATCAATGTGCAATATGCAATTAAAGATGAAACTCTCTATGTCCTAGAAGTAAATCCAAGAGCATCAAGAACAGTTCCATTTGTTGCAAAATCAATCGGAATCCCAGTTGTAAAAATTGCCGTTAGACTTATGTTAGGTGAATCTTTGGCGTCTTTCAAATTAGGAAAGCGTTTTTCTGCTCCGATGATCACTGTAAAAGAAGCTGTTTTGCCATTTAGTAAATTCCCAGGTGTAGATACAATCCTTGGTCCAGAAATGAGATCAACTGGAGAAGTGATGGGAGTTGCCTCCACAAAAGGAGAAGCTTTTGTCAAAGCTCAGATTATGGCAGGGGAAGAACCTCCAAAACATGGAACTGTTTTTGTTACCATCAATGATAAAACCAAAAAAGAATTATTAGAACCTGTTAGGTCATTGTCAAATTTGGGTTATAATATCATTGCGACAGAAGGAACTCATAAGTTTTTATCTGATAATGGAATTTTATCGAGTAAAATTAATAAAATCTACGATGGTTATTTTCCAAATGTAATTGATTACATCAAAGAGAAAAAAATCCATTTAATCATCAACACTCCTTTGTCCAGAGTCACAAGAGAAAATGCATTTACGATTCGCCAAGCGGCAATTAAATACAAAGTGCCTTGTCTCACAACATCCCAAGCTGCAAAAGCTTTGATTCATGGACTAGTGGAAATGAAAGATAAAGGGTATTCAGTAAATTCATTACAGGAAATTCATAAAAAGAAATAA
- a CDS encoding sulfatase-like hydrolase/transferase, with protein MGPNQAPFFPIRIFKISLYYSVFFYLFFLLFNTSFTIMGVDVGDFLKQYLGAFFGVYLTTTAKVFAVSLFIHTSLFTLVHLGFSFWNRSVVKWYFLVGSVLIIECFALFQSMIMFPQIYGEFFFFRYPSFAPFLYFLTDTISPIFLNFVLGILVLLLFVLLGRHVYLHKNKESFFAILHVLVLGFIHSHGLYLLGLLYFVFVILQGKHYENVHIKTYGLLLIFLLFLYVLPSLWMGISSLRYSEVKGKPPIFILSADSLRYDKIGAKINGQSITPNIDLFTKDSFVFHDHHTTIPRTFPSWADTLTGKYSMEHKIRDMFPSPEEKQRIGSTSFPTLQQILKKIGYDHFAIGSFAADIFPRANFGFDEVYAPNFNARIMTVQRTTETQILILPFLVGSWFSGEKYLEELDGLSTWGDGTRLLKRFDSLVNERGKSPYSITYFSSVIHFPYTPAYPHYKRFTNSQYYGKYKYLKFVDPTDASLPNQEEISQIRSLFDSAVYAFDQEFGEMVGYLKTKGIYDEAIIILTADHGEALYEDIHGQGHGEHLRGESVTHVPLMIKFPKSSKFESIPSTEKYFDGITSSIDLVPTLLDYFEIPSQLEYPGKSLLTILGQKDWREDRFVYSETGIWFSDVGNHFFQKQRIPYPNILSLHQVVPEEDYQIMITDPIYRETIAFSKHRSIQNSNYKLIYIPTREGVKFELYDRMRDPLNKNNLYPNHPMASKMRETLYKTVVKWENASLAGEYLIPSSLSDINEN; from the coding sequence TTTTTGGTGTTTATTTGACCACTACGGCTAAAGTTTTTGCCGTTTCTCTTTTTATCCATACAAGTTTATTCACACTGGTTCACTTGGGTTTTTCCTTTTGGAATCGTTCCGTTGTTAAATGGTATTTTTTGGTGGGAAGTGTTCTAATCATAGAATGTTTCGCTCTTTTCCAATCAATGATCATGTTCCCTCAAATTTATGGGGAATTTTTCTTCTTTCGGTATCCTAGTTTTGCACCGTTTCTCTATTTTTTAACAGATACTATCTCACCAATATTTCTCAATTTTGTTTTGGGGATTTTGGTTTTACTTCTCTTTGTACTTTTAGGGCGCCATGTGTACCTTCATAAAAACAAAGAAAGTTTTTTTGCCATCTTACATGTTTTGGTGTTAGGGTTTATACACTCCCATGGATTGTACTTACTTGGATTACTTTATTTTGTGTTTGTGATACTGCAAGGGAAACACTATGAGAATGTTCATATCAAAACATATGGCCTTCTATTGATTTTCCTTTTGTTTTTGTATGTTCTACCAAGTTTATGGATGGGAATTTCTTCCTTACGTTACTCAGAAGTGAAAGGGAAACCACCTATCTTTATCTTATCAGCAGATTCATTACGTTACGATAAGATTGGTGCAAAGATCAATGGCCAATCCATCACACCAAATATCGATTTGTTTACGAAAGATAGTTTTGTATTTCATGACCACCATACAACGATTCCACGAACTTTCCCGAGTTGGGCAGATACTCTAACTGGTAAATACTCGATGGAACATAAAATTCGAGACATGTTCCCGTCACCCGAAGAAAAACAAAGGATTGGCTCTACTTCCTTTCCTACACTCCAACAAATCCTTAAAAAAATTGGATACGATCACTTTGCTATTGGTAGTTTTGCGGCAGACATATTTCCAAGAGCCAACTTCGGTTTTGATGAAGTGTATGCTCCCAATTTTAATGCAAGGATTATGACGGTCCAAAGGACAACAGAAACACAAATTCTAATTTTGCCATTCCTTGTTGGTTCTTGGTTTTCCGGTGAAAAATACTTAGAAGAACTGGATGGACTTTCCACTTGGGGAGATGGGACCCGTTTACTCAAAAGATTTGATTCTTTGGTGAATGAAAGGGGCAAATCCCCTTATTCCATTACCTATTTTTCCAGTGTGATTCATTTTCCGTATACACCTGCTTATCCACATTACAAACGTTTTACGAATTCCCAGTATTATGGAAAATATAAGTATCTCAAATTTGTTGATCCGACAGACGCAAGTCTTCCCAATCAGGAAGAAATCTCTCAAATCAGAAGCTTATTTGATAGCGCAGTTTATGCCTTTGACCAAGAATTTGGTGAAATGGTTGGTTATCTAAAAACAAAAGGGATTTATGATGAAGCGATCATCATTTTAACTGCCGACCACGGAGAAGCATTGTATGAGGACATTCATGGCCAAGGCCATGGAGAACACCTTCGTGGTGAATCTGTCACCCATGTTCCACTGATGATCAAATTCCCGAAATCATCCAAGTTCGAATCCATTCCCTCGACTGAAAAATATTTCGATGGCATTACTTCCAGTATTGATTTAGTTCCCACTCTTTTGGATTATTTTGAAATCCCTTCCCAATTGGAATACCCTGGTAAATCCTTGTTAACCATCCTTGGACAAAAGGATTGGAGGGAAGATCGATTTGTTTATTCTGAAACTGGAATTTGGTTTTCCGATGTTGGTAACCATTTTTTCCAAAAACAAAGAATCCCATATCCGAATATACTCTCACTGCACCAAGTTGTACCTGAAGAAGACTACCAAATCATGATCACAGATCCCATTTATCGTGAAACCATTGCATTTTCGAAACACCGAAGTATACAAAATTCAAATTACAAATTGATCTATATTCCCACAAGGGAAGGTGTAAAGTTTGAGTTGTATGACCGAATGAGAGATCCTTTGAACAAAAATAATTTATACCCCAACCATCCAATGGCTTCAAAAATGAGAGAAACCTTATACAAAACTGTAGTGAAGTGGGAGAATGCTTCACTGGCAGGAGAATATTTAATCCCAAGTTCTTTATCTGACATCAATGAAAATTAA